In the genome of Thermosphaera aggregans DSM 11486, one region contains:
- a CDS encoding GtrA family protein yields MNYVSCAEGSEHKILVRKGFDPLCRKLAGIKHPVGLNCVEIIARLPLRVKLAILLNSLKRLERPRFKIPIGIITSGKDDIDLGGHGCEKLEVTLNPEDASEIIKSLLPLIVALPLIEPLRVLKFIIVGAAGSIVNLAVAQLIFHQLTGIGVADLVKNPFSSFAGFESSVLFNFILHEKWTFADASIDRRFKNVIARLVKYHGASIASFSSQILLATTLPILLGMVFWLAQLTGIIVGFALNFILGYMYTWSRSRL; encoded by the coding sequence ATGAATTATGTTAGCTGCGCCGAGGGAAGCGAGCACAAGATTTTAGTTCGCAAAGGATTTGATCCGCTCTGTAGAAAACTAGCAGGGATAAAACACCCGGTAGGGCTTAACTGTGTTGAAATAATAGCACGCCTGCCTCTCAGGGTTAAGCTGGCAATATTATTGAACTCCCTTAAAAGGCTTGAGAGGCCTAGGTTCAAAATACCTATTGGGATCATTACGAGCGGGAAGGACGATATTGACCTAGGAGGACATGGTTGTGAAAAATTAGAGGTTACGCTAAACCCTGAGGACGCTAGTGAGATTATTAAAAGCCTTCTCCCATTAATAGTAGCCCTCCCACTCATCGAACCTCTAAGAGTTTTGAAATTTATCATCGTCGGGGCCGCAGGAAGCATTGTAAACTTGGCTGTAGCACAGTTAATCTTCCACCAGCTCACAGGTATTGGAGTTGCCGACTTAGTTAAGAACCCTTTTTCATCGTTTGCGGGCTTCGAATCAAGCGTACTGTTCAATTTCATCCTGCACGAGAAATGGACTTTCGCGGATGCAAGCATAGACCGGAGATTCAAAAACGTTATTGCTCGGCTTGTAAAGTATCATGGAGCGAGCATCGCAAGTTTCTCATCCCAAATCCTCTTAGCCACAACCCTTCCCATACTCTTGGGCATGGTTTTTTGGCTAGCCCAGCTGACAGGGATCATTGTAGGTTTCGCCTTAAACTTTATATTAGGCTACATGTATACGTGGAGTAGAAGCAGGCTGTAA
- a CDS encoding ATP-dependent DNA ligase, which produces MSQVQRDLPFRVIVDFFKKLETTTARTQLTAILVNLFKQTPPDVIDKVVYLIQARLWPDWKGLPELGIAEKLLIKAISLSTNSSEKVVEEILKSKGDAGLAVEALKTRSLEKSKGVTLFTFAEKKQELTVNKVYEVLTRIALAQGEGSKDLKIRLLAGLLSDANPEEAKYIVRFVEGKLRLGIGDATIMDALSIVYAGGAHLRPLIERAYNLRADLGEVAKILASQGVEAIKQITPMVGIPIRPMLAERLSDPKEILEKVEGEAFVEFKYDGERAQIHKDGNKIVIYSRRLENITHQYPDVVEMALKNIKAEKAILEGEIVAYDPSTGELKPFQELMHRKRKYDIHVAVKENPVKVFLFDLLYEEGVDYTVKRLIERRKRLEEIIVQTEEFRVAEYIRTSDPGELEKFFLQAISEGAEGVMVKALHEGSVYQAGTRGWLWIKFKRDYRSEMVDTVDLVVVGAFYGRGRRGGKFGTLLMASYNPSNDTFETVCKVGSGFTDEDLDKIPELLKPFIRDRKPLRVVAEMEPDVWVEPALVAEIIGAELTLSPIHTCAYGKIKPEAGISIRFPRFIRWRDDKKPEDATTSDELVEMYKLQLKRIGEKVAQPGEET; this is translated from the coding sequence ATGTCCCAAGTTCAACGAGACTTGCCTTTTAGGGTTATTGTTGATTTCTTCAAGAAGCTGGAGACAACGACGGCAAGAACACAGTTAACGGCAATCCTGGTGAACTTGTTTAAGCAGACTCCTCCAGATGTTATAGATAAAGTCGTCTACTTGATACAAGCTAGGCTGTGGCCTGACTGGAAAGGATTACCCGAGCTCGGGATTGCTGAGAAATTATTGATAAAAGCAATATCCTTATCAACTAATTCCTCTGAGAAGGTTGTAGAGGAGATTTTAAAATCCAAAGGAGATGCGGGCTTAGCGGTTGAAGCATTGAAGACTCGTTCATTAGAGAAAAGCAAGGGAGTGACGCTCTTCACTTTTGCTGAGAAAAAGCAGGAGCTTACGGTAAACAAGGTTTACGAGGTTCTAACCAGGATTGCGCTGGCACAGGGTGAGGGCAGTAAAGACTTGAAGATAAGGCTTTTAGCCGGACTGTTATCCGATGCTAACCCGGAGGAAGCCAAGTATATTGTGAGGTTTGTAGAGGGGAAGCTGAGGCTGGGCATAGGAGACGCTACGATAATGGACGCGCTCAGCATAGTCTACGCTGGAGGCGCACACTTACGCCCCCTCATCGAGAGAGCTTACAATCTAAGAGCGGATCTAGGGGAGGTAGCGAAAATACTTGCCTCTCAGGGTGTAGAGGCTATTAAACAGATAACTCCCATGGTTGGGATTCCGATAAGGCCAATGCTTGCGGAGAGGCTGAGCGATCCCAAGGAAATATTGGAAAAGGTCGAGGGGGAAGCGTTTGTAGAGTTCAAGTATGATGGAGAGAGGGCTCAGATTCACAAAGATGGAAACAAAATCGTTATTTATTCTCGAAGACTGGAAAACATAACTCACCAGTATCCTGATGTTGTCGAGATGGCTTTGAAAAACATAAAGGCTGAGAAGGCAATACTGGAGGGAGAGATAGTCGCATATGATCCCAGCACTGGCGAGTTGAAGCCTTTCCAAGAGCTGATGCATAGGAAGAGGAAATACGACATACATGTCGCAGTGAAGGAAAACCCGGTTAAAGTCTTCTTGTTCGATCTTCTCTACGAGGAAGGCGTGGACTATACTGTAAAAAGGCTTATTGAAAGAAGGAAGAGGCTTGAGGAAATAATCGTTCAAACCGAGGAATTCAGGGTTGCCGAATACATTAGGACCTCCGATCCCGGCGAGCTAGAAAAATTCTTCCTTCAAGCAATAAGCGAGGGTGCTGAAGGAGTCATGGTTAAGGCTCTGCATGAAGGATCGGTTTACCAGGCTGGTACAAGGGGTTGGTTGTGGATTAAGTTTAAGCGAGACTATAGGAGTGAAATGGTAGACACTGTGGATTTGGTAGTGGTTGGCGCGTTTTACGGCAGAGGGAGAAGGGGAGGCAAGTTCGGCACTTTACTCATGGCTTCATACAATCCCAGTAATGATACTTTTGAAACAGTATGTAAGGTTGGCTCCGGATTCACCGACGAGGACTTGGATAAGATTCCCGAATTGCTAAAGCCCTTCATCAGGGATAGAAAGCCTTTAAGAGTTGTAGCGGAGATGGAGCCGGATGTTTGGGTTGAGCCAGCCTTGGTTGCGGAAATAATAGGTGCTGAACTAACCCTCTCGCCGATACACACCTGCGCCTATGGTAAGATCAAGCCTGAGGCAGGCATCTCGATAAGATTTCCGAGATTCATCCGGTGGAGGGATGATAAAAAGCCCGAGGATGCTACTACGAGTGATGAGCTTGTG
- a CDS encoding uracil-DNA glycosylase — protein sequence MSIIIIYHNRIKFISGADTVSLNSEWLEIIYEIQNCKKCRLHENRINTVPGEGPLTAKVVLIGEAPGRKEDEVGSPFVGPAGRLLNTLLENSGLKREEVFITNIVKCRPPGNRKPRRDEISQCLGYLGRQLRLIKPRVLILLGNTAAETIYGLSGVEWHGMMRDHGKIFEINVYGVKTISIPTFHPAAALYNPRLRTILLEDFTKVVKPVIEELDKTFTQP from the coding sequence ATGTCGATAATTATCATATACCACAACAGGATTAAATTCATAAGTGGTGCAGATACCGTGTCTTTAAACAGTGAATGGTTGGAGATTATTTACGAAATACAAAATTGTAAAAAATGCAGGCTACATGAAAACAGGATTAACACTGTCCCCGGCGAAGGTCCTTTAACTGCAAAAGTTGTATTAATCGGAGAAGCCCCCGGGAGGAAAGAAGACGAAGTGGGTAGCCCCTTTGTTGGCCCTGCTGGAAGGCTTTTAAATACCTTACTTGAGAACTCCGGGCTAAAAAGAGAGGAGGTTTTCATTACAAATATAGTGAAATGTAGACCTCCCGGTAATAGGAAGCCTAGAAGAGATGAAATATCTCAGTGTCTGGGGTACTTGGGCCGTCAATTAAGATTGATAAAACCTAGGGTTTTAATCCTCCTGGGAAATACTGCTGCGGAAACGATTTATGGTTTATCAGGGGTTGAATGGCATGGAATGATGAGGGATCATGGGAAAATTTTCGAGATCAATGTTTACGGGGTTAAAACCATATCGATTCCAACGTTTCACCCAGCGGCCGCTCTCTATAATCCCAGGCTCAGGACTATTCTTCTGGAAGACTTCACAAAGGTTGTGAAACCTGTCATAGAGGAGCTGGATAAAACCTTTACTCAGCCTTAA
- a CDS encoding DUF5622 domain-containing protein — translation MGLKHGKYVYVDRLDGSYVKVRVLNIRFHKKTEEKIDVTNPTRYIVTGTVVSKPPARAIVISIEALPEEVRNLVRSV, via the coding sequence ATGGGGCTGAAACATGGCAAGTACGTTTACGTTGACAGGCTAGATGGTTCTTACGTAAAAGTTAGAGTGTTAAATATCAGGTTCCATAAGAAAACCGAGGAGAAAATTGATGTTACAAATCCAACAAGATATATTGTAACCGGAACCGTGGTGTCAAAGCCTCCAGCAAGAGCCATTGTGATAAGCATTGAAGCTTTGCCTGAGGAAGTAAGAAACCTGGTGAGAAGCGTTTAG